From one Leptospira stimsonii genomic stretch:
- a CDS encoding cyclic nucleotide-binding domain-containing protein has protein sequence MSTGIFQIVNFQKGSYIIVEGKKDSPSFFIIREGKVKIGRENPVVGEDPNSVQGPGDFFGVVAAMSQHAQIESAVALTDVSVIEVSYDQFGTLIQRNTPVAMKIIRYFSMKLRQFDQTITRLTFRSAVEEDPNELYNIGENYFNQKNNPHAAYAFQKYLQYLPNGPFATQAKLKLQTMNQPMQSAPIDLTKFNRMYADNEMIFCEHEPGRELYIIQNGKVKITKIVDKNEVLLAVLQNGDIFGEMALLDNKPRSASAIAWGQVQLLAINKANFEGMVKAQPQLATRLITLLSERIWTAYKQLANLMINDPQGRIADTLLTLVEKNRIKITPKVSYNFEIGTKDLIKMVGLSYPKDENLVLDLLTKNKWIKLDQGKLSCTDLVELEKLVHIYRKKSQMENKLKKRA, from the coding sequence ATGTCCACAGGCATCTTCCAAATCGTTAACTTTCAGAAGGGCTCCTACATTATCGTAGAGGGAAAAAAAGATTCGCCTAGCTTCTTTATTATCCGCGAGGGTAAGGTAAAAATAGGACGTGAAAACCCAGTTGTAGGAGAAGACCCGAATTCCGTACAAGGTCCCGGGGACTTTTTCGGCGTCGTCGCCGCGATGAGCCAACACGCGCAGATCGAATCCGCAGTGGCGCTCACGGACGTTTCCGTGATCGAAGTGAGCTACGATCAATTCGGAACCCTCATTCAAAGGAATACACCGGTAGCGATGAAAATCATCCGCTACTTCTCGATGAAACTCCGTCAGTTCGACCAGACGATCACTCGTCTGACCTTTCGCTCCGCTGTGGAAGAAGATCCGAACGAACTCTACAACATCGGGGAAAATTACTTCAATCAGAAGAACAACCCGCACGCGGCCTACGCATTTCAGAAATATCTCCAATATCTTCCGAACGGTCCGTTTGCCACTCAGGCAAAACTAAAACTTCAGACAATGAATCAGCCGATGCAATCGGCTCCGATCGATCTGACGAAGTTCAACCGGATGTACGCGGACAACGAGATGATTTTCTGCGAACACGAACCCGGGAGAGAATTGTATATCATCCAGAACGGGAAGGTGAAAATCACCAAGATCGTGGATAAAAACGAAGTATTACTCGCCGTTCTTCAAAACGGGGACATTTTCGGGGAAATGGCGCTCTTGGACAATAAGCCGAGATCCGCTTCCGCAATCGCTTGGGGTCAAGTTCAACTTCTCGCCATCAACAAAGCGAACTTCGAAGGAATGGTGAAGGCTCAGCCTCAATTGGCAACTCGTCTGATCACCCTTCTTTCGGAAAGAATTTGGACCGCTTATAAACAACTCGCAAATTTAATGATCAACGATCCTCAGGGAAGAATCGCGGATACTCTTCTTACTTTGGTCGAGAAGAATCGAATCAAGATCACCCCGAAGGTTTCGTATAACTTTGAGATCGGTACAAAAGACTTAATCAAGATGGTCGGTCTTTCGTATCCGAAAGATGAGAATTTGGTCCTCGATCTTCTTACGAAAAATAAGTGGATCAAACTGGATCAAGGAAAACTCAGTTGTACGGATTTAGTGGAATTGGAAAAGTTAGTTCATATCTATAGAAAAAAATCCCAGATGGAAAACAAACTCAAGAAAAGAGCATAA
- a CDS encoding DNA-3-methyladenine glycosylase family protein, producing the protein MTAPRKSAKSSSSGISFSQNIEDRDFRLKKAIQWLRKQDSVTKTLIDSVGPCNLKTIGSPYQVLIKSVLGQQLSTKVALTFERRLIALAETKKIPSPERVLRISNEDLRKIGVSQAKTETIKRVAEAYQSRIISDSKLHKLEDTNVLELLCSLKGVGPWTAEMVLIFALDRWDHFSINDLILRKSVEKHYGISKDNKKEIQEFLKSFSPYRTILSWYLWADVDGGEGWG; encoded by the coding sequence ATGACTGCTCCAAGAAAATCAGCGAAATCTTCTAGTTCCGGAATTTCTTTCTCGCAGAATATTGAAGACAGAGATTTTCGACTCAAAAAAGCGATTCAGTGGCTCCGAAAGCAGGATTCGGTTACCAAAACATTGATCGATTCGGTCGGTCCGTGCAATCTAAAGACGATCGGTTCTCCCTATCAGGTTCTCATTAAATCCGTTTTAGGACAACAACTCTCAACGAAGGTCGCTCTCACTTTCGAGAGAAGATTGATCGCTCTTGCTGAAACGAAAAAAATTCCTTCTCCTGAAAGAGTTCTCCGGATCTCGAACGAAGATTTGAGAAAGATCGGAGTTTCGCAGGCAAAGACGGAAACGATCAAAAGAGTAGCTGAAGCGTATCAAAGTCGAATCATCTCAGATTCTAAACTCCATAAATTAGAAGATACGAATGTGTTGGAACTTCTTTGTTCTTTGAAAGGTGTGGGTCCTTGGACCGCCGAGATGGTTTTGATCTTTGCACTTGATCGCTGGGATCATTTTTCGATCAACGATTTGATTCTCCGAAAGTCGGTGGAAAAACACTATGGAATCTCAAAGGACAATAAGAAAGAGATTCAAGAATTCCTGAAATCATTCTCTCCTTATCGGACGATCCTTTCTTGGTATCTTTGGGCCGACGTTGATGGGGGCGAAGGCTGGGGTTAA
- the gmd gene encoding GDP-mannose 4,6-dehydratase encodes MKKALITGITGQDGSYLTEFLLGKGYQVHGIVRRASMFNRGRIEHLRGNSNLVLHYGDLTDSSNLNRILEKVSPDEIYNLAAQSHVGVSFEVPEYTAEADAVGTLRILDAIKQIGVKSRFYQASTSELYGKVQAIPQTESTPFYPRSPYAVAKLYAYWAVVNYREAFGIHASNGILFNHESPRRGEGFVTRKITIGVANLLAKKGGPIHLGNMDAKRDWGYAPDYVEMMWMMLQQPDPDDYVVATNETHTVREFVEKSFGFAGVQVRWEGKGDTEKGFDAKSGQLLVEVNPKFYRPTEVDILIGDPAKAKKKLGWEPKVKFEELVKIMTKADCELVGIKL; translated from the coding sequence ATGAAAAAAGCGCTCATAACTGGGATCACGGGGCAAGACGGATCCTATCTAACAGAATTTCTCCTCGGAAAAGGGTATCAAGTGCATGGGATCGTAAGAAGAGCCAGCATGTTCAACCGGGGAAGAATCGAGCATCTTCGCGGGAACTCCAATCTGGTCCTGCATTACGGAGATCTTACTGATTCGAGCAACCTGAACCGAATCCTGGAAAAAGTATCCCCAGACGAAATCTATAATCTTGCGGCACAATCCCACGTGGGAGTTTCTTTTGAAGTTCCGGAATACACCGCAGAAGCCGACGCCGTAGGAACTCTGAGAATTTTAGACGCGATCAAACAGATCGGAGTCAAGAGTCGTTTTTATCAGGCCTCTACTTCCGAACTTTACGGAAAAGTCCAGGCGATTCCACAGACGGAAAGCACTCCATTCTATCCAAGATCGCCATATGCTGTGGCAAAGCTCTACGCATATTGGGCCGTGGTAAACTACAGAGAAGCGTTTGGGATTCACGCATCGAATGGAATTTTATTCAATCACGAATCTCCGAGAAGGGGAGAAGGATTTGTGACAAGAAAGATCACGATCGGTGTTGCCAATCTTCTCGCGAAAAAAGGTGGACCGATTCACCTCGGAAACATGGACGCAAAGAGAGATTGGGGATATGCACCGGATTACGTCGAGATGATGTGGATGATGTTGCAACAACCCGATCCGGATGACTACGTGGTCGCGACAAACGAAACCCACACGGTGAGGGAATTCGTGGAAAAATCCTTCGGGTTTGCAGGAGTGCAGGTTCGTTGGGAAGGAAAGGGAGACACGGAGAAAGGATTTGACGCAAAGAGCGGACAACTCTTGGTCGAAGTAAACCCGAAATTCTATCGTCCGACCGAAGTAGATATTCTCATCGGAGATCCCGCGAAGGCAAAGAAAAAATTGGGATGGGAACCGAAGGTGAAATTCGAAGAACTCGTAAAGATCATGACCAAAGCGGATTGTGAGTTGGTCGGTATCAAACTCTAA
- a CDS encoding MATE family efflux transporter produces MKTLRHLLHTFYRNIRPSLLNTMILKLAVPVVFGMLSQTVVWVTDTMMVGRLGKNSIAAIGIGGIAHFTVLAFLMGFSMGIQVIVSRRFGEKNDSEIGKVGLTTLYLALFFGGLLSIGGAASSGWMMELLNKDEIVRGLSSDYLYFRFLGTIFFFLLFTTRAFTDGLGITTAGLASMIITCFANIFLNWILIYGHFGFEAMGVKGAAIASSLAGGAGLLAFPYYFYKKDLGKYFKGISWKFSFPHLEEILKASTAPALAELLNNISFMIFIEFATIVGTAAVAVTNMLFSTLSLSFLPGYAFGVAATTILGQALGAGKAKLAYHGAFRSAFFSACGMGTMGLVFILFGKKMLSVYTNDPELIQEAYGPLVILGIIQVADAYHMVIGSALRGAGLQGFVFKAYTLASYFVFLPVAYFLGIYLKLGSVGLWSGIVAWVFVLALVFLIRFRRRDWAHNRV; encoded by the coding sequence TTGAAAACTCTACGTCATTTACTTCATACTTTTTATAGAAACATACGACCTAGTCTTTTGAATACGATGATTCTCAAGTTGGCGGTCCCGGTCGTGTTTGGAATGCTCAGTCAAACCGTTGTCTGGGTGACCGATACGATGATGGTGGGAAGGCTTGGTAAGAATTCGATCGCGGCGATCGGGATCGGAGGAATTGCGCACTTCACCGTTCTCGCTTTTTTGATGGGATTTTCGATGGGGATTCAGGTCATCGTTTCGAGGAGATTCGGAGAAAAGAACGATTCCGAAATCGGAAAAGTGGGGCTTACGACTTTATATCTTGCTTTGTTTTTTGGAGGATTGTTGTCGATCGGAGGAGCGGCTTCGAGCGGATGGATGATGGAACTTCTCAACAAGGACGAGATTGTGAGAGGACTTTCGAGTGATTATCTCTACTTTCGTTTTTTGGGAACGATCTTTTTCTTTTTACTATTTACGACTCGCGCCTTTACGGACGGACTTGGGATCACGACCGCGGGACTCGCATCCATGATCATAACATGTTTTGCGAATATATTCTTGAATTGGATTTTGATCTACGGACATTTCGGTTTCGAGGCAATGGGAGTGAAAGGCGCGGCGATCGCTTCTTCTCTTGCGGGTGGCGCCGGATTGCTTGCGTTTCCTTATTACTTTTATAAAAAAGATCTTGGAAAGTATTTCAAAGGAATTTCTTGGAAGTTCAGCTTTCCTCATCTGGAGGAAATTCTCAAAGCGAGCACAGCGCCCGCGTTAGCCGAATTACTGAATAATATTTCCTTTATGATCTTCATCGAGTTCGCGACCATTGTTGGAACCGCCGCGGTCGCAGTTACGAATATGTTGTTTAGCACGTTGAGTCTTTCCTTTTTACCGGGTTACGCATTCGGGGTCGCGGCGACGACGATCTTAGGACAAGCGCTGGGGGCTGGGAAAGCGAAGCTGGCCTATCACGGAGCGTTCCGTTCCGCATTCTTTTCTGCGTGTGGGATGGGGACGATGGGTTTGGTTTTTATTCTATTCGGAAAGAAGATGTTGTCCGTATATACGAACGATCCGGAGTTGATTCAAGAAGCTTACGGACCGCTTGTGATTTTAGGAATCATCCAGGTTGCGGACGCCTATCATATGGTGATCGGGTCGGCGCTTCGGGGAGCGGGGTTGCAAGGATTTGTATTCAAGGCCTATACCTTGGCTTCTTATTTTGTATTCTTACCTGTTGCGTATTTCTTGGGGATCTACTTAAAACTCGGGTCCGTAGGACTTTGGTCCGGGATTGTCGCCTGGGTTTTCGTGTTAGCTCTTGTTTTTCTGATTCGTTTTAGAAGAAGGGATTGGGCACACAATCGAGTTTAA
- a CDS encoding adenosine deaminase, with translation MKHYTDLHNHLYGSITSEFLFEIGKSNPSPRWEIFTHSYQQCYGKSISTKTFFEDYKNPDSFRKLYQFNHHGPFPEFQAKFNLIIALSKFDPDEIALVASRIVEDQFSQGVTFGEYRIMYSPKDTEEGIYEKTIAACEGLAKGEEKTGGRAKGKLVVSLHRDGDVFQEYALLKRLMERNSLIREYLVGLDFCYIEEGFPPKDKRKFLEEVNKDNAAEKDTALSILYHVGESFQDKSILSASRWVVESAQWGAHRLGHAIALGLDPSSIQRKIFESKSERLDQLQFYYDRKEELDSYMETPSRERIGNEIDSLKHKETIELETSPSFLQECFGFQNFCMDQIKKTNAIIESCPSSNEYIGMVVDPKTHPILRFEKHDLRFTISTDDPGIFGTTIEEEYSKAAKIGLSAETLESVRLNSFLYTSEILSGRKSAS, from the coding sequence ATGAAACATTATACCGATCTTCACAATCATCTCTACGGCTCCATCACTTCCGAATTTCTTTTTGAAATCGGAAAATCGAATCCCTCACCTCGTTGGGAAATCTTCACCCATTCTTATCAACAATGTTATGGAAAGAGTATTTCTACGAAAACTTTTTTCGAGGATTATAAGAATCCCGATTCTTTTCGAAAACTCTATCAGTTCAATCATCACGGACCGTTTCCGGAATTTCAGGCTAAATTCAATCTTATCATCGCGTTATCCAAGTTCGATCCCGACGAAATCGCGTTAGTCGCATCTCGAATCGTAGAAGATCAATTTTCTCAAGGAGTTACCTTCGGCGAATATAGAATCATGTATTCTCCAAAAGACACGGAAGAAGGAATCTACGAAAAGACGATCGCGGCCTGCGAAGGTTTGGCGAAAGGAGAGGAAAAAACCGGAGGCCGTGCCAAGGGAAAACTCGTCGTCTCCTTGCATAGGGACGGAGACGTTTTCCAAGAATACGCACTTCTCAAACGTCTGATGGAAAGGAATTCTCTCATTCGAGAATATTTGGTAGGATTAGATTTTTGTTATATTGAAGAAGGATTTCCGCCCAAGGACAAACGGAAATTCTTAGAAGAAGTGAATAAAGACAACGCCGCCGAGAAAGATACGGCTCTTTCGATTCTCTATCACGTAGGCGAAAGTTTTCAGGACAAGTCCATTCTTTCGGCTTCTCGCTGGGTTGTAGAATCCGCGCAGTGGGGGGCGCATCGTCTCGGTCACGCGATCGCTCTCGGCTTGGATCCGTCCAGCATTCAAAGGAAAATTTTCGAATCCAAATCGGAACGTCTCGATCAACTTCAATTCTACTATGATCGAAAGGAAGAATTGGATTCTTATATGGAAACTCCTTCTCGGGAAAGAATCGGGAATGAAATCGATTCCCTCAAACACAAAGAAACGATCGAGCTCGAAACTTCCCCCTCATTTCTACAAGAATGTTTCGGTTTTCAGAATTTCTGCATGGACCAAATCAAAAAGACAAACGCAATCATCGAATCCTGTCCAAGCTCGAACGAATACATAGGCATGGTGGTAGATCCAAAAACTCATCCGATTCTAAGATTCGAAAAACATGATTTACGATTTACGATTTCTACGGATGATCCAGGAATTTTCGGCACGACCATCGAAGAAGAATATTCAAAAGCGGCTAAGATCGGTCTGAGTGCGGAGACCTTGGAATCGGTGAGATTGAATTCTTTTCTTTATACTTCCGAGATTCTGAGCGGCAGGAAATCCGCCTCCTAA